Within Diabrotica virgifera virgifera chromosome 7, PGI_DIABVI_V3a, the genomic segment CTACTGTTTACATAAATTTCATTTATTCTACAATAAATTTCAAACATTATGGAAAATATTTCAAGATCAAATACATACTTGTGGTATGTTAAATACTGTAAGTTAAATATTAAGCCACAATTGATTCTGTaataaaaattatcagtagtaattgcacaagagctctgaaattattgaatttttcccgagtgacactttgacagttttaatttcacgagccgaaggcgagtgaaattatgtcaaagtgtcacgagagcaaaaattctatattaatttcagaggtcgagtgcaatttgttgcgattatttcatgaataaaactgttcaaaaccaaaattttattgtaatttatttatgtaagtaccattaaacacacagtttttataaatagtcCATTCTGTCACGgcttttgctctaaattttaaagaaccgcttggattgacatgaaatttggcatacctatagcttacatgtcaaagaaaaaaagtgatattgtgccgatgtgtgcttttgccctgggggtgactttcaccccctcttgggggtgaaaaaatatatgtccaaaataagtccggaaatgggtaaactgactaattttaagtaacttctgttctatagagctttttcgccaagtcaacacttttcgagttatttgcgagtgaatatgttcatttttcaacaaaataaccacatttttagacgctttttcgcaaataactcaaaaagtaagtattttgtcgaaaaaaacgttcttagcaaaaatatagcttataaaaaaataaaaaaaaatggtgtacacgttaggtctctaGATCTTGTAGAAccggagttatagccaatgaaaaatagattcatattcaccaaattttaaatagaacatttCGACGTgcaatatacaaaaaattaagcactttttgaggaaaacccattataacttttttatagtgtttaaaaacagctttatttttgtttttacaaaaagtttctagcggtaaagttaagcaagttacgcttaaaataaagttggtcccttttgttttttcaaaaaaaaaatcgggaagaccaccctctaattagcaacttaaatgaaattaatcgttaccgctccgcaaattattttacttatgttgtgtttatatgatctgtaagtttcatcgattcaaagtgcttatttttgaaaaaaattggtttcaaaataaaatttttaaaaatttaaattttgaaaaatatgtttttttcaaaataacttaaaaattgttagagataccaaagatctcgaaaaacaaaaaaaagtcagatttgcttttctgaatatcatgtatttttttgtttttctgttagacaaaaattgattaagatttggtgtttcaaaatttgcatacattcgtgatcagtgactcgttcaaccccttttaactacagccctttcaataataaggactttgaaccgatcaaacttacagatcatataaacaatatatacacgagtcaagaaacttgtgaagtcgtaacgattaagttcatttaatgCCGGTTTTCCACTGAAcggacaaaacaaaaacaaaacacaaACTCGTGTCGAATAAAACAAAACTGCAACTTTTTGGAAACTTTTTGAAGACTGGCGTGTTTTGCGACAGTTGCAGTTTTGTTTATCGTGTCCCGTTCGGTAGCGGTAAACATCAAAAGGTTTCGACATGTTTTGAAACTGTAGCCTGTTTTAGTCTGTTTAGTGGAAACAGTCGTGTTTTGTTCTCTTGTTTTTATACTTGTAGCCAACAaggttaataatataataataatataatattaatataaccAGCCAGGTTATCAATATTTGTTGAATTGAACCAAATTGTAGGTAagtaaataatgtatttttttatataaatactaTTTACATAAAATAAATGTATATGAATACAGCTGATGTTTCTTATCAAAGAAATAAAGGTAAAATGAATATTTACTTCATCTTATCAGAACCATCCTATAGATTATTGTAAcaagttaattttattttatagcaAAATTAGTTTTAAGTGAAATCTATTTACCATTTATGTAGCCTGTTGTTTTtgtaagatatttttataaattataaattgttTTGATCTCATGTACAAAATGTTCAAAAAAGCAAGATGGGTAAATATTGAATTTTGTACATGATATAGTGACCCATATGATCAGATGTAAACAAACTTTTTCCTTTTTTTAGATAGTAATTAATTGAATAGTTCGTTAATAATATTACCatggttattaaataaataatatacattaTTCATTGGTTATTTCAGATCATGTCTGAAGGTGGTAAAAAGGAGTGGACTACTGAAGAAATTTGTACCCTCATAGATGCCTTGAGGGAACATAGAAATTTGTGGTACCCAAGGGATGCCAACTATAAAAATAGGATTGCAAAAGTGGATTCACATAAACAAATTGCCCAATTGTTTGACACCAATTACCTGGAAATagccagaaaaataaaaaacataacgTCACAATACCTACGTGAAAGaagaaactataaaaaaaataaaaaaatctggcgCGGGTCAGAATTTTATACCCAGGTGGTTTGGTTATAACGCAATGAGTTTTATGCAtgataaaaataaaccaagaaaaGGCGTTCAAATCGGTGGAGAATATGAGGTaagctttttgtttattgtttactTACATTTTAAGGGATTtaggtattcacaaaaaaaaagaaaataaataaataattacaaATTGCTAACATAATCCCCTTTATTTACGCATATTTTAATTGCCAGGGTACTTGTCCTTGGTctgaaataaaatattcacaatattCATTTCTTATATTTTGTGCTTCTTGCAAAGATTTCCTAGCCACAGGTTTTAGAGGTAACATTGATGCAGTTGGTTGTGATTCATTCCTCCACGATCCATTTCTAATAGTTCCCGAATCTATATCTTCTACGTCAAATGACCCCGGTGGTGTATAAGTATTTTTTGATTCGGTATTTCGGCGCAGGTAATTATGTAATAAAACACAAGTTTGCACAATTTTTTCTACTTTTGGTGGTTCTAGTAGTATAGGTTTTCTGAAAATACGGAACACAGAGGCCAATATACCAAACACATTTTCGACCACTCTTCTTGCTCGGCTCAGACGGTAGTTAAATATGCGTTGCATAGATCCGCGATCCTGGTGTCCGGAGAACGGTTTCAATATATTTGGTGATAAGGGAAAAGCATCGTCGGCTACAAAAACATACGGTACACGTTTCTCTCTTTCTGGAAGGGATGCGTTTTCGGGTAAGTTAAGCATTTCTTTGCTCAAAGATTTGGCAAAGCCGGTATTTTTAAAAACTCCCCCATCTGATATACGCCCTTGGCAACCAATGTACACGTAGGTGAAATTGTAGTTTGCATCGACTACAGCAAAGAGAACTATGCTAAATGTGcctttataattaaaaaattcacTTCCACTATATTTGGGTGATTGCATGACAACGTGCTTCCCATCCATGCTTCCCACGCACATTGGGAAGTTCCATCTAGTGTTATAATCATTCGCCAACTTTTGCCACTGTGCTGAGTTGGTGGGCAcctaaaataaaaagaataatttgtttataattttggcATTAACATAACGAACATAATTTGAGCAATGTTTATACAGATTAGCATAAAATTATACAAGTTTTTTGTTTTCAGGAAAGTGAATCTTCAGATGACGACCCTCAAACGGAGACCCAAAATTCTGTTGACATCCATGACCTCGAGGATGAACCTGAAAGATCTAAAGTTGAAAACTCTGCTACACCATTGGAAACTGACAAGTTTTGTATGCAAAATGCTTCAACCTCAAATGCACCTGAAAATGAGTTTACATCAAAAAACCAACCCAAAAAGAAAACCAATAGAAATGTGGAGAAAGACAATGAAAGTGAAAGCACACAAGTATTTAATATGATGAAATCAGTATATGAAAAAAAAGAGCGTGATGAATATGACGTATTTGGAGAGATGGTAGCTAATAATATTAGAAGCTTAAAAACTGAATACTCAAGGATTACTGTGCAACAGCAGATTACAAATATATTGTTTGATGCTCGCAGGTCCCACCTTCCACAAAGCAGTTGCACCCCAATGCCTTCACCTTCCACACCGTCATGGGCTGTCATATCTGACAATTCATCAGCAAGTGCAATGTCAGGACAGAAAGTTCAAGTAATTACTTTAAGCGAGACAAATGATTTCAACCCAATACAAGGAGAGACAAGTATTTTAAAAGAAGCTTTTTCATCACTTTTTCAggacattaattaaaaaaatatttattaaaagtaagTTAAAATGTATTAATTTCGTTTTTCTTCTTAATAAtcagaaattaataaaatatatagtatttttaattgCTTACCTTTATGTAATCATTAAGAACTTCATTTAGGGCATCACACACTTCTGGTATAATTCGTGATATGGAGGGAACAGATATTTTACATAAGTACATTAAGCTTTGATAACTGTCCCCACTTGCAAGGAACCTCAGTGTTACTGCTAATCGATCTTTAATAGAAATTGAATCTCTGAAGTTTGTATTTAACTTGGCAATTTTTCCTCCAATTAATGTCATTAGTTCTTCAAAATCAGAGGAAGACATTCTCACAAAATTATGAAAAGATGAGCGCAGTTCCCCATGCAACCCAAAGTCATCATTTTGGATGTCGTTCATCAATTGTGCAGCACCATCGTTCACTCTTCTAGATAAAAGTGATAGAACCCAATATCTGTGTTTGCGTTTTCTTCTTCTCCTAAAAAACAATACTGTTTTATCATTTATgaattatatttactaaaaaatatatatgtaccGTTTAAAGTGATTATTTGGCTAGTAAACAGCTAGTACACCGAACATAATtatatttacttacttttttTCCAATGACTTCAATATTAACCATCCAcaactaagaataaaaaaatcttcttgagaaaaaaacattgttttaattaaagaaaaactGCTTTGACTTCCTCGCGACAACAAATGTTGTTGTCGACACGAGTttgtgttttgtttttgttttccggTGGAAAAGGaccgaaaacaaaaacaaaactcgAACAAAATGAAGTCCGCTAAATGGAAACAAGAGTTTTGGGATTGTTtcagttttgtttttgttttttttttcgttcaaaAAGTTTCTGTGTGTGTTTCTAAAAACTGTCTCTCTGGTGGAAAACCGGcataagatactaattagggggtgattttctcgatttttttaccaaaaccaaaagggactaactttattttgagcgtaacttgtttaattttgatgctagaaattttttttataaaacaaaaataaagctttttttaaacactttaaataagttttaatgagttttccccgaaatgtgcttcattttttgttatttcacgctaaagtattccatttggaatttgacgaatatgaacctattttttattagctataactctgcttctactaggtgtagagacgtgatatatacaccatttttttaaaaattttacaggctatatttttgttaagaacattttttcgacaaaatacctactatttgagttatttgcgaaaaaccgtctaaaagcgtggttattttgttgaaaaaatgaacatattcactgccaaataactcgaaaagtattgacttagcgaaaaaactctatagaacaaaagttacttaaaattagccagtttatccatttcctgactttctttggacgaatattttttcacccccaagagggggtgaaaaccacccccagggcaaaatcacatatcggcacaatatcactttttttctttgacttgttagctatgtgtataccaaatttcatgtcaatccaagcggttctttaaaatttagagattttgcaatattttaccgttaaagaacggactaaaatatttgacgattgaaagtcatcacttttataatttttaaaacattaattgtcattaatgtcactgaatgtattttttcgtagcaacgaagggaatctgacgtaatatacttaacgacgggagattatcaaaaattatcgatttaattcagatttctgtagctttctattggtcagaatctcctatgaatgcaATAATCAAATTAAATTATATTCTGTAATATAAATCGTTATCGAATTTTTTGATATGAATAAGCCTAATATTTTGGATCCTTGTTATGTCTAAGGTTGGTATTTCCGAGTTGTGTGTTGATATTTTCATTTACCATTTTGATATTAAAATGGAAATCGCCGATTCGGTTTTGTTGGGATTCGGCGGAAGTCCCCATTTCTTGAAACAATTGTATAGTATTACAAGGTCATTATTAAGGACTTCTCCTGTATCGAAAATATGCTTGTCTCTGGCGGCCAGCGCCGTCATCCGCATAGCAAAATGTCTTTCCATTCTGATGTCTATATTATAAAAGGTTGAAAAGGAGAGGAACCAGCACTGAGCCTTGTGATTGATAACTTTTGGTTTGGTTATCTGCTCTCCGTTGTGTTCTATATAAAATCCCTCCGTTGTCCGTTGTGTTCTATATAAAATCCTCACAAAGGGATGGTATGAACAGTTACATAATATGCATTTTCCACCACGTTGTATTGTAGATGTTTTTAATGGTTTGCGCGAAGAGAGTTAAAAACAGCTCCTCATTTCGAATAAAACGAAACTGCAACTTTTCGCAAACTTTTTGAAGACTTGGTGTTTTGCAAGTTGGAGTTTTGTGTTTCAGGTCTCGCTCGGAAGCAGTAACATTAAAGGATTTCGGCGTGTTTTACTACAAGTCTGTTTAGTGGATATGTTTGTGTGTTTATTATTATCGTCTTATTATTTCTAGATACAAATTTCTCAGAGAAACATCTCGGTCGCGCTTTGTCAAGCCATCAACTCTATAGTGCGCGCACATACAGGGACGCGGATACGTCACAAACAAGGCAACTTTGAGTTGTCGTATCctaaattttgtattttgtaaatGAATTCCTTGTTCTGGCAGCGTTTCCAGCTGCCTAACTTTTTCAACTGGCATTCGAAATGACTATTTAAAACGTATTTCGCCTCTACATAATCTGACATATAATGTGTAAAATTTCCTTTATAATAACCGGGAGATATTGATTGGATGTACCCAGTATTTTCTTTTGGGTTTTTAATTTTCTTCTCTTCTTGTTCAAAAATAACAGCCAAGAAAAACAATTCTTTTAAATCCTACAAAAACTACCCTGTGGTTATCGAGAAACTGTGAACTTTTACGTAGACTGCGACGAGTCCGCGACTGTTAAGTGCGAATACAAAGTACGAGACTGGAACTGTCTTGTTCGCGACGAGTCGCGCCCGCGACTCTAATGCAGTGATGGGCAAACAACGGCCCGCGGGGGTCATCGACATGGATAGTATACATATAATTTTAacacaaaatgcattttttctatAATTCTGGCCCTCCTATAGAATTTCTTGAACTGTGCGGTCCTCCCTTAAAAAAAGTTTGTCCACCACTGCTCTAATGCGTTTCCGCCTTAATAGATACCTTCCACAAACATAGAAACTTGTGGTACCCAAAGGACAGCAACTATAAAatagtattaaaaaaattgattgcTGCAAAGAAATTGCCCAATTGTTTGACACAAACTGGATGGATTTTGAAAGAAATATCAGAAAAAACATAGCTTCCCAAAATCAACGTGAAAGAAGGCACTATAAAAAATGCAGTAATCTGGCACAAGCAGAATTTTACACCCaagtggtttggttataatgcaATGAATGAGTTTTATGCGTCATCTTCTCTAAACATGTTGGTCGATTAAAAACTGTGAAAAAACTGTGATATAGCTTTCCCGTGATAACTAGTGAAAAAGGaccgaaaacaaaaataaaacttgaaTAAACTGTAATCTGCTTGATGGAAATAAAGAGTTTTGGTCTTGTTTCTGATTTTAAAGTTCTAGAGTAGAAAACACAAGCAAAACATAAACTTAAGTGtcaaccccctctgtggctcagtggtaagagcgcctacctttggatcaaaaggtccgaatggtcgtgagttcgaatctaaccagggtcaggaatttttcgtttattataaattaataaatgaaaatagtttctgtccttgtgggatcggtactcaccggagggaccgcagacgttcagatacaattagtgtctctttgcaaagacaatgacgtcgactttgctaaaTAACAAGAGACACTTACTCAACAAACACACTACCCATGACACTAAGtacctcatgttgtgactggctgaatgacataaagtctatgccattaaaaaaaaacttaagtcTCCGTTTAGTGGAAAAACGGGATTAGACAGTTATATTTGCAATAAACGATTTATGAGAATTTTTGGTTTATTTGAAACCTCCTTgtgtaaacaaaattattttgtggCTTATTATTTTCTAATTTCGATTTTTCTCTGCTTCAATTTAAGATAAAAATTTGAAACCGATGCCAAAATTTTGTCACTTAGTTGTATTACgataaaatttataaatgtaACCGACAAACACATTTAAAACACGAGGTTATTTCAATCCAGACTAAATAAACGTTTATGACGAAAATTGCAAGAGGACAGAATTTTATTATCACAAAAATATGTCACAAAACACGCGATTCAGTCATGCTTCATACAGATACAGTTCATTGTCTCCACATCAGTCTGCTGAACACTCTGAACGAGTGTTTGTATTTTCCTGAAAAATATTTAGTTGGAACGACCTCTGAAGGTTAAAAGGTGATATATTTAAAATTGGCAGAAAGAAAATGTAATTTTTTCGATACGAAGCAGACGGgagaatgtttttaaaaattagaGGTGGATACGTTACAACCAAACATGTTTTAATAACACTGAACATACTTAACTTATTGATGTTACTTactttttctatttatatttacaaCTACCAAATTTTTGAcggaataaatatttattacatgTACCAAATACTAGCGTTAAAGTGGAATTATTAATTTGAAACACAAACAGTATAGCTGGAGCTACGAGGTTGTAAACATAAGAGTCTCAAATTCTGTAATAGTGGCAATACACAACAAAAAACAATATACACTATACATGAAAACAGTGCTGCCAAGAGCTATTAGATTTTATGATACTGCAATAATAACTGATTGTTAAAATATTTAGTACAGAGTAAAGAGCAATAAAAGTGGAGAATGAtcagtaaagaaaaaaatagtactaATTTATGGAAACCTGGTCCATAGATACTCTTAGTCAAATTTGCTTATATATTTCCGTCATATTCAGATTTTTGGACAATTAATTACTTTCCGCATGAACAACAGTATTCGCTATGCGCATGATGGCAGAGGCATCTTGTGGTAAGTCTGCGAAGTTGAACTGCCGGACAGTctataaagaatttaaatggaaaatatttCAAGTTGCGTtaagttaaaattttaaattatttcaatCGTCATTTTTATTATAACATAATTACTCTTTTATCTGCTGATATTTTGTAGTAAAGAAGTAACTACTACA encodes:
- the LOC126887985 gene encoding uncharacterized protein LOC126887985, yielding MNDIQNDDFGLHGELRSSFHNFVRMSSSDFEELMTLIGGKIAKLNTNFRDSISIKDRLAVTLRFLASGDSYQSLMYLCKISVPSISRIIPEVCDALNEVLNDYIKVPTNSAQWQKLANDYNTRWNFPMCVGSMDGKHVVMQSPKYSGSEFFNYKGTFSIVLFAVVDANYNFTYVYIGCQGRISDGGVFKNTGFAKSLSKEMLNLPENASLPEREKRVPYVFVADDAFPLSPNILKPFSGHQDRGSMQRIFNYRLSRARRVVENVFGILASVFRIFRKPILLEPPKVEKIVQTCVLLHNYLRRNTESKNTYTPPGSFDVEDIDSGTIRNGSWRNESQPTASMLPLKPVARKSLQEAQNIRNEYCEYFISDQGQVPWQLKYA